From Enhydrobacter sp., the proteins below share one genomic window:
- a CDS encoding membrane integrity-associated transporter subunit PqiC, which yields MISRLAAAAAATVLLAGCELINAATEPTDLYTVTPKSTFDADIPSVYWQLAVEVPASAANLNTGRIALAMTPTSSDYYAKAAWTDRAPLMVQTRIVDSFENTGKIVAVARESIGLRANYQLQPDLRNFEAMYFYGGTPIVKVRIIAKLVQLPDRQIIGVATFERCVRAREDKIPSVVRAFDQALGSVVKRLVAWTLRTPPPRLGVDFSARDYARFRDPRNAHVDSAECPRRNDTSMVPYTDE from the coding sequence ATGATCTCTCGCCTGGCCGCCGCGGCCGCGGCGACCGTTCTCCTCGCGGGCTGCGAGCTGATCAACGCCGCCACCGAGCCGACCGACCTCTACACGGTCACGCCCAAGAGCACCTTCGACGCCGACATTCCGTCGGTCTACTGGCAGCTCGCGGTGGAGGTGCCGGCGTCGGCGGCCAACCTCAACACCGGCCGCATCGCGCTGGCCATGACACCGACGTCCTCCGACTACTACGCCAAGGCGGCATGGACCGACCGCGCGCCGCTGATGGTGCAGACGCGCATCGTCGATTCGTTCGAGAACACCGGCAAGATCGTCGCGGTCGCCCGCGAATCGATCGGCCTGCGCGCCAACTACCAGCTGCAGCCCGACCTGCGCAACTTCGAGGCGATGTACTTCTACGGCGGCACGCCGATCGTGAAGGTGCGCATCATCGCCAAGCTGGTGCAGTTGCCCGACCGGCAGATCATCGGCGTGGCGACGTTCGAGCGCTGCGTGCGCGCCCGCGAGGACAAGATACCGAGCGTCGTGCGCGCCTTCGACCAGGCGCTCGGCAGCGTGGTCAAGCGGCTGGTCGCGTGGACGCTGCGCACGCCGCCGCCCCGCCTCGGCGTGGATTTCTCGGCCCGCGACTACGCGCGTTTCCGCGATCCCAGGAACGCTCATGTCGATTCGGCGGAGTGCCCGCGCAGGAACGACACGTCGATGGTGCCCTACACCGACGAGTGA
- a CDS encoding polyphosphate kinase encodes MGRPTLDKMKMLEGSIDDETYERRLKALQFRLLDLQINDLQNGGRAIICIDGWDAAGKGGLIQRAVLDLEPRSTHVWRIGAPTPDEQGRHYLWRFWQRLPAPGNWAIFDRTWYGRVLVERIENFCSKTEWKRAYREINEFERQLTDDGIRIVKLLVHVSAEEQKRRMIERLDKPHKRYKVGLEDFRNIAKREAYLEAYGDMLDKTDTDNAPWHVIATDDKKLARLTGLEIIANTIGHKIELTEQTLDPRIVEAAGELWGWKPKNNKKTNGNPK; translated from the coding sequence ATGGGCAGGCCGACGCTCGACAAGATGAAGATGCTCGAGGGCTCGATCGACGATGAGACCTACGAACGTCGCCTGAAGGCGCTCCAGTTCCGCCTGCTCGACCTCCAGATCAACGACCTGCAAAATGGCGGCCGCGCCATCATCTGCATCGACGGATGGGACGCCGCCGGCAAGGGCGGCCTGATCCAGCGGGCCGTGCTCGACCTCGAGCCGCGCTCCACCCATGTCTGGCGCATCGGCGCGCCGACACCCGACGAACAGGGCCGGCACTATCTCTGGCGCTTCTGGCAGCGCCTTCCCGCGCCGGGCAACTGGGCGATCTTCGACCGCACCTGGTACGGCCGCGTCCTGGTCGAGCGCATCGAGAATTTTTGCAGCAAGACGGAGTGGAAGCGGGCTTACCGCGAGATCAACGAATTCGAGCGCCAGCTCACGGACGACGGCATCCGCATCGTCAAGCTGCTGGTGCATGTCAGCGCCGAGGAGCAGAAGCGGCGGATGATCGAGCGGCTGGACAAGCCGCACAAGCGCTACAAGGTCGGACTGGAGGACTTCCGCAACATCGCCAAGCGCGAGGCGTACCTCGAGGCCTACGGCGACATGCTCGACAAGACCGACACGGACAACGCGCCCTGGCACGTCATCGCGACCGACGACAAGAAACTGGCGCGCCTCACCGGCCTCGAGATCATCGCCAACACGATCGGGCACAAGATCGAGCTCACGGAACAGACCCTCGACCCGCGCATCGTCGAAGCGGCCGGGGAGCTTTGGGGCTGGAAGCCGAAGAACAACAAGAAGACCAACGGCAATCCCAAGTGA
- a CDS encoding (2Fe-2S)-binding protein translates to MIAFVLNGERREIDVPADKPLLWVLREDLAVLGPKFGCGVAACGACTVHVDGKPVRSCSFRAAAAAGKQVVTVEGLGEGRLHAVQRAWIEQQVPQCGYCQPGFIMAAAALLKDKPRPTDAEIDDALTNICRCGTYSAIRRAVHRAAAILGGAS, encoded by the coding sequence ATGATCGCCTTCGTCCTCAACGGCGAGAGGCGCGAGATCGATGTGCCGGCCGACAAGCCGCTGCTCTGGGTGCTGCGCGAGGATCTCGCCGTGCTTGGTCCCAAGTTCGGCTGCGGCGTCGCGGCCTGCGGCGCCTGTACCGTGCATGTCGACGGCAAACCGGTGCGCTCGTGCTCGTTCCGTGCCGCCGCCGCCGCCGGCAAGCAGGTCGTCACGGTCGAGGGGCTCGGCGAGGGCAGGCTGCATGCCGTGCAGCGTGCCTGGATCGAACAGCAGGTGCCCCAGTGCGGCTACTGCCAGCCCGGCTTCATCATGGCCGCGGCGGCGCTCCTGAAGGACAAGCCGCGGCCGACCGACGCCGAGATCGACGACGCCCTCACCAACATCTGCCGCTGCGGCACCTACAGCGCGATCCGCCGCGCCGTCCATCGCGCCGCGGCCATCCTGGGTGGCGCGTCGTGA
- a CDS encoding ATP-binding cassette domain-containing protein, whose translation MQEGGQLIDHRDGREVVLRLRGVRTQFGDHVVHDKLDFDVFRGEIVGLVGGSGTGKSVLLRTIIGLNRARQGRIEMLGVDTRSVHGNAERALQARTGVQFQDGALFSSLTVAENIIVPIREHAALTEDTMRAIAALKIALVGLPPDTGEKKPSELSGGMRKRASLARALALDPELLFLDEPTAGLDPIGAAHYDELVRNLQRDLGLTILMVTHDLDSLNAVCDRIAVLLDKRVVVGTMAELLVYDHPWVREYFHGPRGRAARQE comes from the coding sequence ATGCAGGAGGGGGGTCAGCTCATCGACCACCGAGACGGCCGCGAGGTCGTGCTGCGCCTGCGCGGCGTGCGCACCCAGTTCGGCGACCACGTCGTCCACGACAAGCTCGACTTCGACGTGTTTCGCGGCGAGATCGTCGGGCTGGTCGGCGGCTCCGGCACCGGCAAGTCGGTCCTGTTGCGCACGATCATCGGGCTCAATCGCGCCCGGCAGGGCCGCATCGAGATGCTGGGCGTCGACACCCGCAGCGTACACGGCAACGCCGAGCGCGCGCTGCAGGCGCGCACCGGCGTGCAGTTCCAGGATGGCGCGCTCTTCTCGTCCCTGACTGTGGCCGAGAACATCATCGTGCCCATCCGCGAGCACGCCGCGCTCACAGAGGACACGATGCGCGCCATTGCCGCCCTGAAGATCGCGCTGGTCGGCTTGCCGCCGGACACCGGCGAGAAGAAGCCGTCGGAACTTTCGGGCGGTATGCGCAAACGCGCCAGCCTGGCCCGCGCCCTGGCGCTCGATCCCGAGCTGCTGTTTCTCGACGAGCCGACGGCTGGTCTCGACCCCATCGGCGCGGCGCACTACGACGAGCTGGTCAGGAACCTTCAACGGGACCTCGGATTGACCATCTTGATGGTGACCCACGACCTGGACAGCCTCAACGCCGTATGCGACCGCATTGCCGTCCTGCTCGACAAGCGCGTCGTGGTGGGTACGATGGCCGAGTTGCTGGTTTACGATCATCCTTGGGTTCGGGAGTACTTCCACGGGCCGCGCGGACGAGCGGCCCGGCAGGAGTAA
- a CDS encoding phosphotransferase yields the protein MTDLPDNLTPVRDAHRFDEGRLADYMKASVEGYRAGLGVLQFEGGQSNPTFHLTDGGGRMYVLRKKPPGKLLPSAHQVDREYRVIKALSDHTDVPVPKPYALCQDDAVIGTAFYIMEFLPGRILADPKMPGISPADRRRIFDSMNDVLARIHNVDYRAVGLGDFGREGQYIARQIARWSSQYDLARTTHLEAMERLKQWLPANIPPGDETRINHGDYRLGNTIVHPTEPRIVAVLDWELSTLGHPLADLGYNCMMYHFGEGFGASGGYAETDLEAFGIPTEREYLAAYARRTGRERIEHWDFYLAFSLFRLAAIVQGVYKRGLDGNASSTTATQYGDRARVLSELGWSMVEKRA from the coding sequence ATGACAGACCTCCCCGACAATCTCACGCCCGTCCGCGACGCCCACCGTTTCGACGAGGGCCGCCTCGCCGACTACATGAAGGCCAGTGTCGAGGGCTATCGCGCCGGCCTCGGCGTGCTGCAGTTCGAGGGCGGGCAGAGCAACCCGACCTTCCACCTGACCGACGGCGGCGGCCGCATGTACGTGCTGCGCAAGAAGCCGCCCGGCAAGCTGCTGCCCTCGGCGCACCAGGTCGACCGCGAGTACCGCGTCATCAAGGCATTGTCGGACCATACCGACGTTCCGGTGCCGAAGCCCTACGCGCTCTGCCAGGACGATGCGGTGATCGGCACGGCCTTCTACATCATGGAGTTCCTGCCCGGCCGCATCCTCGCCGACCCCAAGATGCCGGGCATCTCGCCGGCCGACCGCCGCAGGATCTTCGATTCGATGAACGACGTGCTGGCGCGCATCCACAACGTCGACTACCGCGCCGTCGGGCTCGGCGACTTCGGCCGCGAGGGCCAGTACATCGCGCGCCAGATCGCGCGCTGGTCGAGCCAGTACGACCTCGCGCGCACCACCCATCTCGAGGCGATGGAGCGGCTCAAGCAGTGGCTGCCCGCCAACATTCCGCCGGGCGACGAGACGCGCATCAACCACGGCGACTACCGGCTCGGCAACACCATCGTGCATCCGACGGAGCCCCGGATCGTCGCCGTGCTCGACTGGGAGCTCAGCACGCTCGGCCATCCGCTGGCCGACCTCGGCTACAACTGCATGATGTATCACTTCGGCGAGGGCTTCGGCGCCTCGGGCGGCTATGCGGAGACCGACCTCGAGGCGTTCGGCATCCCGACCGAGCGGGAGTATCTCGCGGCCTACGCGCGGCGCACCGGGCGCGAGCGCATCGAGCACTGGGACTTTTATCTCGCCTTCTCGCTGTTCCGCCTCGCCGCCATCGTGCAGGGCGTCTACAAGCGCGGGCTGGACGGCAACGCCTCGTCGACGACCGCGACCCAGTATGGCGACCGCGCCCGCGTGCTGTCCGAACTCGGCTGGTCGATGGTCGAGAAGCGCGCCTGA
- a CDS encoding SDR family oxidoreductase → MGKRILVTGGAGFLGSHLCERLLKAGHDVLCVDNYFTGTKRNIAGCLDNPRFELMRHDVTFPLYVEVDEIYNLACPASPIHYQHDPVQTTKTSVHGAINMLGLAKRVRAKIFQASTSEVYGDPTVHPQVESYRGNVNPLGPRACYDEGKRCAETLFFDYWRQHKLRIKVARIFNTYGPRMHPNDGRVVSNFIVQALRGEDITIYGDGSQTRAFCYVDDLIDGWLRLMDHTPDDFTGPVNLGNPVEMPIRVLAERVLKLVNGKSRLVFHPLPVDDPLQRCPDITLARDKLKWEPKVALDEGLAKTIAYFDGLLRGNEDFGKVGR, encoded by the coding sequence ATGGGCAAGCGGATACTGGTGACCGGGGGCGCGGGCTTTCTCGGCTCGCATCTGTGCGAACGGCTGCTGAAGGCCGGCCACGACGTGCTGTGCGTCGACAACTACTTCACCGGCACCAAGCGCAACATCGCCGGCTGCCTCGACAATCCGCGCTTCGAGCTGATGCGCCACGACGTGACCTTCCCGCTCTATGTCGAGGTCGACGAGATCTACAACCTCGCCTGCCCGGCCTCGCCCATCCACTACCAGCACGATCCGGTGCAGACGACCAAGACCAGCGTGCACGGCGCCATCAACATGCTCGGGCTGGCCAAGCGGGTGCGCGCCAAGATCTTCCAGGCCTCGACCAGCGAGGTCTACGGCGATCCGACCGTCCACCCGCAGGTCGAGAGCTATCGCGGCAACGTCAATCCGCTGGGCCCCCGCGCCTGCTACGACGAGGGCAAGCGCTGCGCCGAAACGCTGTTCTTCGACTACTGGCGCCAGCACAAGCTGCGCATCAAGGTGGCGCGCATCTTCAACACCTACGGCCCGCGCATGCATCCCAACGACGGCCGCGTGGTCTCGAACTTCATCGTCCAGGCGCTGCGCGGAGAGGACATCACCATCTACGGCGACGGCAGCCAGACCCGGGCTTTCTGCTACGTCGACGACCTGATCGACGGCTGGTTGCGCCTGATGGACCACACGCCGGACGACTTCACCGGCCCGGTCAATCTCGGCAACCCGGTCGAGATGCCGATCCGCGTCCTCGCCGAGAGGGTGCTGAAGCTGGTCAACGGCAAGTCGAGGCTGGTCTTCCACCCGCTGCCGGTCGACGACCCCCTGCAACGCTGTCCCGACATCACCCTGGCGCGCGACAAGCTGAAATGGGAACCCAAGGTCGCGCTCGACGAGGGGCTTGCCAAGACCATCGCCTATTTCGACGGCCTGCTGCGCGGCAACGAGGATTTCGGCAAGGTCGGCCGATAG
- a CDS encoding fatty acid--CoA ligase encodes MGIEIEGRIKIEGLADIVRRHAAERPEATAIVYRGRRTSYAALDRAASRVAQALIAAGVKPQARVAHLDKSNDLFFELLFGVAKAGAVMVSVNWRLAAPEVQHIVNDAEAEVLFVGEEYFPLIEKIRRELKTVRKIVTLEGRHAAWESFAAWRDGQQPIDPRLPARPGDTAVQFYTSGTTGLPKGAELTNGNFAWMLPLWVKSWSLAPGVPNLVCLPMFHIGGAGWGIAGLFAGATNHVMREFVPAQILETVERERLQVMLLVPAMILFLVQTPQIRETDLSSLKLIVYGAAPIPAELLKQAMSIFKCGFQQVYGLTETTGAITLLPPEDHDPADARKLLSCGFPQEGVELRIVGDGGKDMPTGEVGEIVVRSPQIMAGYWRLPEASRRAIQGDWFFTGDAGYLDDKGYLYIYDRVKDMIVSGGENIYPAEVESALFGHPAVADVAVIGVPDERWGEAVKAVVVRKPGAQVTEGALIGWARERIAGYKLPKSVDFIDALPRNPTGKILKRELRKAYWADQQRQVN; translated from the coding sequence ATGGGGATCGAGATCGAGGGGAGGATCAAGATCGAAGGGCTGGCCGACATCGTGCGCCGCCACGCCGCCGAGCGGCCCGAGGCGACGGCGATCGTCTACCGGGGCCGCAGGACCAGCTATGCCGCCCTCGACCGGGCGGCGAGCCGGGTCGCGCAGGCGCTGATCGCGGCGGGCGTGAAGCCGCAGGCTCGCGTCGCCCATCTCGACAAGAGCAACGACCTCTTCTTCGAGCTGCTGTTCGGCGTCGCCAAGGCGGGCGCCGTGATGGTCTCGGTCAACTGGCGGCTGGCGGCGCCCGAGGTGCAGCACATCGTCAACGACGCCGAGGCGGAGGTGCTGTTCGTCGGCGAGGAATACTTCCCGCTGATCGAGAAGATCCGGCGCGAGCTCAAGACCGTGCGCAAGATCGTGACCTTGGAGGGCCGGCACGCGGCGTGGGAGTCCTTCGCCGCGTGGCGCGACGGCCAGCAGCCGATCGACCCGCGCCTGCCGGCGCGGCCGGGCGACACCGCGGTCCAGTTCTACACCAGCGGCACCACCGGCCTGCCCAAGGGCGCCGAGCTGACCAACGGCAACTTCGCCTGGATGCTGCCACTGTGGGTGAAGTCGTGGTCGCTGGCGCCCGGCGTGCCCAATCTGGTCTGTCTGCCGATGTTCCATATCGGCGGCGCGGGCTGGGGCATCGCCGGCCTGTTCGCCGGCGCCACCAACCACGTCATGCGCGAATTCGTGCCCGCGCAGATCCTCGAGACCGTCGAGCGCGAGCGGCTGCAGGTGATGCTGCTGGTGCCGGCGATGATCCTGTTCCTCGTGCAGACGCCGCAGATCCGTGAGACCGACCTCTCCAGCCTGAAGCTGATCGTCTACGGCGCCGCGCCGATCCCGGCCGAGCTGCTCAAGCAGGCGATGAGCATCTTCAAGTGCGGCTTCCAGCAGGTCTATGGCCTGACCGAGACGACCGGGGCCATCACCCTGCTGCCGCCCGAGGACCACGACCCGGCGGATGCCAGGAAACTCCTGTCCTGCGGCTTCCCGCAGGAAGGCGTCGAGCTGCGCATCGTCGGCGACGGCGGCAAGGACATGCCGACGGGCGAGGTCGGCGAGATCGTGGTGCGTTCGCCGCAGATCATGGCCGGCTACTGGCGCCTGCCCGAGGCCAGCCGGCGCGCCATCCAGGGCGACTGGTTCTTCACCGGCGATGCGGGCTATCTCGACGACAAGGGCTATCTCTACATCTACGACCGCGTGAAGGACATGATTGTGTCGGGCGGCGAGAACATCTATCCCGCCGAGGTCGAGAGCGCGCTGTTCGGCCATCCGGCCGTCGCCGACGTGGCGGTGATCGGCGTGCCCGACGAGCGCTGGGGCGAGGCGGTCAAGGCGGTCGTGGTCCGGAAGCCGGGCGCGCAGGTGACCGAGGGCGCCTTGATCGGCTGGGCGCGCGAGCGCATCGCCGGCTACAAGCTGCCCAAGTCGGTCGACTTCATCGACGCCCTGCCGCGCAACCCGACAGGCAAAATCCTCAAACGCGAACTTCGCAAGGCCTACTGGGCCGACCAGCAGCGTCAGGTCAATTGA
- a CDS encoding glycosyltransferase family 2 protein: protein MLTDITPVILTYNEAPNIGRSLDRLTWARDIVVVDSFSTDETLAIAGRYPNVRVVQRRFDSHARQWAFAVEETGIASDWVLRLDADYMVESALRDEIAGTAPDPATAAYEIAFTYCIEGRKLRASLYPSLPVLFRRDRGRFVDDGHTEKLRIDGPVARLKNRLLHDDRKSLERWLQSQVRYQAIEADKLLSRKWSELSWPDRLRLSRVLGPPVVALHCLLVKGLVFDGRPGLIYTAQRITADVILSMHLLRRDLER, encoded by the coding sequence GTGCTCACGGACATCACCCCCGTCATCCTCACCTATAATGAAGCGCCCAACATCGGCCGGTCGCTCGACCGCCTGACATGGGCGCGCGACATCGTCGTGGTCGACAGCTTCTCGACCGACGAGACGCTCGCCATCGCCGGCCGCTATCCCAATGTCCGGGTGGTCCAGCGCCGCTTCGACAGCCACGCCCGCCAATGGGCGTTTGCCGTCGAGGAAACGGGCATCGCGTCCGACTGGGTGCTGCGGCTCGACGCCGACTACATGGTCGAGTCGGCGCTGCGCGACGAGATCGCCGGCACGGCGCCCGATCCTGCGACGGCCGCCTACGAGATCGCCTTCACCTATTGCATCGAGGGTCGCAAGCTGCGCGCCTCGCTTTATCCCTCGCTGCCGGTGCTGTTCCGACGCGACCGCGGCCGCTTCGTCGATGACGGCCACACCGAGAAGCTGCGCATCGACGGTCCGGTGGCGCGCCTGAAGAACCGCCTGCTGCACGACGACCGCAAGAGCCTCGAGCGCTGGCTGCAAAGCCAGGTGCGTTATCAGGCGATCGAGGCCGACAAGCTGCTCAGCCGGAAGTGGTCCGAGCTGAGCTGGCCCGACCGGCTGAGGCTCAGCCGCGTGCTCGGGCCGCCCGTCGTGGCGCTGCATTGCCTGCTGGTGAAGGGGCTGGTGTTCGACGGCCGACCCGGACTCATCTATACGGCACAGCGCATCACAGCCGACGTGATCCTCTCCATGCACCTCCTGCGCCGCGACCTCGAGCGATGA
- a CDS encoding NAD-dependent epimerase/dehydratase family protein: MSKNDLVVVTGAGGFIGGHLVRVLQERGHTKIRAVDVKPLEEWYQKHPGVENQVGDLALLEPCRAAAKGAAMIYNLAADMGGMGFIETHKAECMLSVLISTHMLVAAKEAGVPRFFYSSSACVYNGDKQTRADVTALKEEDAYPAMPEDGYGWEKLFSERMARHYREDYGIATRVARYHNVYGPDGTYDGGREKAPAAICRKVIAAKLSGKHEIEIWGDGEQTRSFMYIDDCTEGTIKLALSDIVEPLNIGSDELVSINRLVDIVEKIAGVKLERRYKLDAPKGVRGRNSDNTLIKKLLNWAPSIRLEDGMEKTYKWIHDEMTSGKQSVVNALPRQALAAQ, translated from the coding sequence ATGTCCAAGAATGATCTCGTGGTCGTCACCGGCGCCGGCGGCTTCATCGGCGGCCATCTCGTGCGCGTCCTGCAGGAACGCGGCCACACGAAGATCCGGGCCGTCGACGTCAAGCCGCTGGAGGAGTGGTACCAGAAGCATCCGGGCGTCGAGAACCAGGTGGGCGACCTCGCCCTGCTCGAGCCCTGCCGCGCCGCTGCCAAGGGAGCGGCGATGATCTACAACCTCGCCGCCGACATGGGCGGCATGGGCTTCATCGAGACCCACAAGGCCGAGTGCATGCTGTCGGTTCTGATCAGCACCCACATGCTGGTCGCCGCCAAGGAAGCAGGCGTGCCGCGCTTCTTCTATTCGTCTTCGGCCTGCGTCTACAACGGCGACAAACAGACCCGTGCCGACGTCACCGCGCTCAAGGAAGAGGACGCCTACCCCGCCATGCCGGAGGACGGCTACGGGTGGGAGAAGCTGTTCAGCGAGCGGATGGCCCGCCACTACCGCGAGGATTACGGCATCGCCACCCGCGTCGCCCGCTACCACAATGTCTACGGGCCGGACGGCACCTACGACGGCGGCCGCGAGAAGGCTCCCGCCGCGATCTGCCGCAAGGTCATCGCCGCCAAGCTCAGCGGCAAGCACGAGATCGAGATCTGGGGCGACGGCGAGCAGACCCGCTCGTTCATGTACATCGACGACTGTACCGAAGGCACGATCAAGCTCGCGCTGAGCGACATTGTCGAGCCGCTCAACATCGGCAGCGACGAGCTGGTGAGCATCAATCGCCTGGTCGACATCGTCGAGAAGATCGCCGGCGTGAAGCTCGAGCGGAGATACAAGCTCGACGCCCCCAAGGGTGTGCGCGGCCGCAACTCCGACAACACGCTGATCAAGAAGCTCCTGAACTGGGCGCCGTCCATCCGTCTCGAGGACGGCATGGAGAAGACCTACAAGTGGATCCACGACGAGATGACTTCGGGCAAGCAGTCGGTGGTCAACGCGCTGCCCCGCCAGGCGCTGGCGGCGCAGTAG
- a CDS encoding ABC transporter permease yields the protein MTEAEPTILFSERAGAPVLKVGGSWTVMSIRGIARRADLAARKAAGGRTISAIDATGVRQLDTAGALEILRLAGGHRDIEVKSEDAAHVNLFRVVQANLTAPRAERRVGWLVGWLEAIGLAAKHFQEQLVNLAAFFGEILVVVLQACLDPKRFRIGAVVRQMFEVWVKALAIVGVLCFLIGVVIAYQGVQQLRQFGAETFTVEAVGIGMFRELGVLLTAIIVAGRSGSAFTAQIGTMQVNQEVDAMRTIGLNPIEWLVLPRIIALVLSMPLLTFWGNMTGLLGGAVACTIYLDFTLVQFFDRLRDTVGVWHFYTGMIKAPVFGIVIAAIGCFEGLQVRGSAESVGQLTTRSVVESIFCVIVLDAIFSIIFLLANV from the coding sequence ATGACCGAGGCCGAACCCACGATCCTGTTCTCCGAACGCGCCGGGGCGCCCGTGCTGAAGGTCGGTGGCTCGTGGACCGTCATGAGCATTCGCGGCATCGCCCGCCGCGCCGACCTGGCCGCGCGCAAAGCCGCCGGCGGACGGACGATATCGGCCATCGACGCCACCGGCGTGCGGCAGCTCGACACGGCGGGCGCACTCGAGATCCTGCGTCTCGCCGGTGGGCACAGGGACATCGAAGTGAAGTCCGAGGACGCCGCCCACGTCAATCTGTTCCGGGTCGTGCAAGCCAACCTGACGGCGCCACGCGCGGAGCGGAGGGTCGGATGGCTGGTCGGCTGGCTCGAGGCGATCGGGCTGGCCGCCAAGCACTTCCAGGAACAGCTCGTCAACCTCGCGGCCTTCTTCGGCGAGATCCTCGTCGTCGTGTTGCAGGCCTGCCTCGACCCCAAGCGCTTCCGGATCGGCGCCGTGGTGCGCCAGATGTTCGAGGTTTGGGTCAAGGCCCTGGCGATCGTCGGCGTGCTGTGCTTCCTGATCGGCGTCGTCATCGCCTACCAGGGCGTGCAGCAGCTCCGGCAGTTCGGCGCCGAGACCTTCACCGTGGAAGCGGTCGGCATCGGCATGTTCCGCGAGCTCGGCGTGCTGCTGACGGCGATCATCGTCGCCGGGCGCTCGGGCAGCGCCTTCACGGCGCAGATCGGCACCATGCAGGTCAACCAGGAGGTCGATGCCATGCGCACGATCGGCCTCAACCCGATCGAATGGCTGGTGTTGCCGCGCATCATCGCGTTAGTCCTGTCGATGCCCTTGCTGACCTTCTGGGGCAACATGACGGGCCTGCTGGGCGGGGCGGTGGCCTGCACGATCTATCTCGACTTCACGCTGGTGCAATTCTTCGACCGGCTGCGCGACACGGTCGGCGTGTGGCATTTCTACACCGGCATGATCAAGGCGCCGGTGTTCGGCATCGTGATCGCCGCGATCGGCTGCTTCGAGGGACTGCAGGTCAGGGGTAGCGCCGAGAGCGTCGGCCAGCTCACAACCCGATCCGTGGTCGAATCGATCTTCTGCGTCATCGTGCTCGACGCGATCTTCTCCATCATCTTCCTGTTGGCGAACGTGTGA
- a CDS encoding MCE family protein — protein MERKSPYVLIGAAVLVFVAAVIGFVVWKLRAGDQTSYAYYVIYFSGDVQGLTPDSPVFYRGLRVGRVASIELASRRDIQRSTGRERLSEKILVTVAVDSAIDIRERSYAVFEKPFIAGASYIQIVGRLDVDQVKPKKKLGETPYPEIREGASFLQATSSSAQEVLSKTSVTVDRLNELLSPDNLAAVSDALKNLSTVTGSLAKQDAAIQATLTELPKAIGDFRATFDRMNGLVDNLNLIALELGPQDAETRKALAGKQPSELTKTFTEARAAIASIDSAAGQLNRLLADSQGPVRQFSETGLTEFSLAIRELRQLTANLNVIATKLERDPAGFVFSGKQGYTPK, from the coding sequence ATGGAAAGAAAATCGCCCTATGTGCTGATCGGAGCGGCGGTGCTCGTTTTCGTCGCTGCGGTGATCGGGTTCGTCGTCTGGAAGCTGCGGGCCGGCGACCAGACGTCGTATGCATACTACGTCATCTATTTCTCCGGCGACGTGCAGGGGCTGACGCCCGACTCGCCGGTCTTCTATCGCGGCCTGCGGGTGGGGCGCGTGGCCAGCATCGAGCTCGCGTCGCGTCGCGACATACAGCGCAGCACCGGCCGCGAGAGGCTGAGCGAGAAGATCCTGGTCACGGTCGCCGTCGATTCCGCCATCGACATTCGCGAGCGCTCCTACGCCGTGTTCGAGAAGCCGTTCATCGCCGGCGCCTCCTACATCCAGATCGTCGGCCGGCTCGATGTCGACCAGGTGAAACCGAAGAAGAAGCTCGGCGAGACCCCCTATCCCGAGATTCGCGAAGGTGCCTCCTTCCTGCAGGCCACCTCGAGCTCGGCGCAGGAGGTGCTGTCGAAGACGAGCGTCACGGTCGACCGGCTCAACGAGCTGCTCAGCCCGGACAACCTCGCCGCCGTGAGCGATGCGCTCAAGAACCTGTCGACCGTCACCGGCAGCCTGGCCAAGCAGGACGCGGCGATCCAGGCGACGCTGACCGAGCTGCCCAAGGCCATCGGCGACTTTCGCGCGACTTTCGACAGGATGAACGGCCTCGTCGACAATCTCAATCTCATTGCCCTCGAGCTCGGGCCGCAGGACGCCGAGACCCGCAAGGCGCTGGCCGGCAAGCAGCCCAGCGAACTCACCAAGACCTTCACCGAAGCGCGCGCGGCCATCGCCAGCATCGACAGCGCGGCCGGTCAGCTGAATCGCCTGCTGGCAGACAGCCAGGGACCGGTCCGGCAGTTCTCGGAGACGGGCCTGACCGAGTTCTCTCTCGCCATCCGGGAGTTGCGGCAGCTCACGGCCAATCTCAACGTCATCGCCACGAAACTGGAGCGCGATCCTGCGGGCTTCGTGTTCAGCGGCAAGCAGGGATACACGCCCAAATGA